Genomic DNA from Peribacillus simplex:
TTCATCCAGAAATTTTTCAAGTAAACCAAGACCCTCAACAGTATGAGAAACTTTAAAACTCTTACGATATGGTTTGCCTTTATCTAAAAATGCCTGAACTTGACTTTCCCCTTTTGAAACATCCAGACCAATGACTGGATTCATTCAAACTCCTCCTCCTAAACTAATAATTTGCCAGTACCCCTAATTCCTCCATGCAGTGTCACAGCTTCGCTTGTTATACGAGATCTAAGTCCCAACCAGCCTCAATCATGTTTCTACAAGTAGGGGGGCGAACGGTTTAGTTGACGGGGTCAAAGCCCCATGGGCAGTTACGTTCTACCCTGGCTACTGTTATAGTAAAACCAAATAAAAAATGGTCAACCAGAAATATCTGGCTGACCTTATAATACGAAAGGGGCAGTTTAGTTCAAGAGTGCTGTTTGATCTTTGTTCAACAATTGGGCCAGATTTTTGAATAACTTGCAGTAGAAAATTAGAATATATAAATTTTTAGATAAAAATGAATACAACCTCCCAATCATAGGGAAATTGGGAGGTAAGTCTGTTATTAACCGAAATATTATTTTTTTACAGCATGGATGTAATGAATCGTTTCGAATGCAGACAAATAGTCTGTACGACTACGAAAGAATTCATTATTAATAGTAACAGGTGATAGATGTTCATAAATGAGTAAACCTGAGTTTTCTAACACTTTCTCCATTTCATCATAAGTAAAACATGATTTCATTGGCTCACCACTAGCTGAAGCCATTTGAACCATATTTTGAACTCGATTAGACATTCCTTTTTCTTCAAAAAGTTTGTCGTCTGCATAATCAAAAACGATAGAACTTCCTGATGGAACTTTGGTAAATAATTTATTAATCAAGTTGGCATTTTCCTCTTTTGTTAAATAATAAGAAACACCTAAAAGACTAAACAAAGTTTTTTTGTTAGACATAAAACCTTCTTCAACAAGATTTTGAACAGTAAATTCTTTGGTGAAATCCATTGAAACAAAATGAAGATTATCCGGAATTTGATAATTAGCATTTGCTAACCTTATCTTTTTAAAGTCTTGTGTGGCTGGATAATCAACTTCAAATATTTCTATGCTGTCGTTTAATTCTGGGTGTCGGAAACAAAAGGTATCTAATCCAGCTCCTAGAATGACATACTGATTAACGCCTAGCAACATTTCATGAAATAATACATTTTCGCAATAGGCAGCACGTGCTAAAGGAGTTGGAGAAAGTTGAACTTGTGTAATCCATTTTAAAATTTCATCTGGATGATCTTGAAACTTCTTTGCAATTTTACTATTAAAGAATTGAATTCCATTAATCATGTTCTCACGAATATCTGCAAATTCTTTTTGGGTAATTAAATCTTTTGCAATAAAATCATCAAAAATTTTGGGTGTGTCATATTTACTGTGGTATGCTCGACCAAAGGCTGATATTAAGGAAGTTAAACTTGTTTCATTTTTCTTCATACATTAATCCTCCCATATAACAAAAATAAGATTCCCCTGGCCAGGAGAATCTTATTATACACACAAAAATTTTAACTGTAAATTATAGCATAAATAAAAATTTTTGTAAAGATTTTTTTGTTTTATAATAATTAATAAATTACTTTGTAGTAAATTAAGATATATTTCTATATATTATGTAGAAATTCTATTTTAAGTAATAAAGGATATTGTTCAACAATCGGGCGCGATTCTTTAATAAGAATCGCTTTTCTTAATCAACTAACGGGTGCGTTAGTTGCGTAAGGAACACAAAAATAATCAATCTTTTTTATAAGAATAATCCAATTAATTAGTATAAAGGCATGTTTTGATCAATCTTTTTTCAAAACATGCCCTTTTTATTTATTCATTTATCAAGGTTTCTTGTATTAATTTGATCAAACTTTGTTTCAAAACTACAATGGCATTTTAACCTTGGATAACTTAAACTCAACTTGTGTCAATAATTTTA
This window encodes:
- a CDS encoding class I SAM-dependent methyltransferase — encoded protein: MKKNETSLTSLISAFGRAYHSKYDTPKIFDDFIAKDLITQKEFADIRENMINGIQFFNSKIAKKFQDHPDEILKWITQVQLSPTPLARAAYCENVLFHEMLLGVNQYVILGAGLDTFCFRHPELNDSIEIFEVDYPATQDFKKIRLANANYQIPDNLHFVSMDFTKEFTVQNLVEEGFMSNKKTLFSLLGVSYYLTKEENANLINKLFTKVPSGSSIVFDYADDKLFEEKGMSNRVQNMVQMASASGEPMKSCFTYDEMEKVLENSGLLIYEHLSPVTINNEFFRSRTDYLSAFETIHYIHAVKK